One Candidatus Methylomirabilota bacterium genomic window, TCCGCCGCGTCGAGGAGAAGCTGGGCAAGACCGCCCCCGCGCGCCCGAACCCCGCGAGCCAGGACCCGCGCGTGGTCGGGTTCGCGGACTAACCATCACAGGAGAGCACACGTCATGCCGGCGAAGATTTTCTACGACCAGGACGCGGACCTCGGATTGATCAAGAGCAAGAAGATCGCCATCATCGGCTACGGCAGCCAGGGGCACGCCCACGCCCTGAACCTCAAGGACTCGGGCCAGAACGTCCTCGTCGGCCTCTACAAGGGCTCCCCCAGCTGGGCCCGGGCCGAGAAGGACGGGCTCAAGGTGATGACGGTCAACGAGGCCGCCGCCGCCGCGGACATCATCATGGTCCTCCTGCCCGACCAGAGCCAGCGGCAGATCTACGAGGAGTCCATCAAGGGCACCCTCGCCAAGGGCAAGACCCTGATGTTCGCCCACGGCTTCAATATCCATTTCAACCAGGTGGTGCCCTCGCCGGACGTCGACGTGTCGATGATCGCCCCCAAGGCGCCGGGTCACGTCATGCGGGACCTCTTCACCCAGGGACCGGGCGTGCCCGCCCTCGTGGCCGTGTACCAGGACGTGTCGGGCAAGGCGCGGGACACCGCGCTGGCCTACGGCAAGGGCGTCGGATGCACCCGCGCCGGGGTCCTGGAGACGACCTTCAAGGAAGAAACGGAGACCGATCTCTTCGGGGAGCAGACGACCCTGTGCGGGGGTGTCTCCCACCTGATCAAGGCCGCCTTCGAGACGCTCGTCGACGCCGGGTACCAGCCCGAGGTCGCGTACTTCGAGTGCATGCACGAGATGAAGCTGATCGTGGATCTTTTCTACCAGGGCGGTCTCGCCTAC contains:
- the ilvC gene encoding ketol-acid reductoisomerase; translated protein: MPAKIFYDQDADLGLIKSKKIAIIGYGSQGHAHALNLKDSGQNVLVGLYKGSPSWARAEKDGLKVMTVNEAAAAADIIMVLLPDQSQRQIYEESIKGTLAKGKTLMFAHGFNIHFNQVVPSPDVDVSMIAPKAPGHVMRDLFTQGPGVPALVAVYQDVSGKARDTALAYGKGVGCTRAGVLETTFKEETETDLFGEQTTLCGGVSHLIKAAFETLVDAGYQPEVAYFECMHEMKLIVDLFYQGGLAYMRYSVSDTAEYGDYTRGPRIINDETKAEMKKIL